One region of Polynucleobacter sp. Adler-ghost genomic DNA includes:
- a CDS encoding FAD/NAD(P)-binding protein encodes MHQNTVSKLLEISDCLEMNSYLYSSESITSIAIIGCGASGVATLASLIERIKNSNYQKYKINVFEKSSSFGSGLAYQYDSDDLLMNMVSSTTSIFENRETDFWEWMVDRGHGKGSSQVMSGSGVSPDGYISRQFFGLYLKDRLHDAISEAKKINISVELVNHEVIDIKRKYQHFEVVDCAEHVNQFDYVILCTGNIDPHDIFRLKGKSQYVNNPYPINRYAMGIGKNDCVGIIGGQLTAADIAVVLAQQGHAGPIHFFTRGSNHPLVRCSKEKFELMYFNLENLEAIRSKQLGEISLRQALRLARKDFIRAGVKWNKFFNPDELPYEDWIWRLLSKGHLYAEWQHFAVASDAVISNYWDALTITGKKMFMNKYHRLWMCKRVPLPVHTCLKLYSLFKAGILKHHTHLMEINCKTPNNFVVSISDAGGPEKSIQIECDWVINATGPARSVDGNTGSPLLNNLMKSGLIRANPFGGIQVDYETSMVKSGRDKVKNFYAIGHLTSGTYYFVSSLDMVSMGAKRVARNVVNSIQQSINQIEFAGEKQFGVTNAN; translated from the coding sequence ATGCATCAAAATACAGTAAGCAAGCTTTTAGAGATCTCTGATTGTTTGGAGATGAATAGCTATTTATATTCAAGTGAATCAATCACCAGCATTGCAATAATTGGGTGCGGGGCCTCTGGCGTTGCAACTCTAGCAAGCCTTATCGAGCGCATAAAAAATTCAAATTATCAAAAATACAAAATTAATGTTTTTGAGAAAAGTTCAAGCTTTGGATCAGGACTAGCGTATCAATACGATAGCGATGATTTATTGATGAATATGGTTAGCTCAACCACCTCTATATTTGAAAATCGAGAAACTGATTTTTGGGAATGGATGGTTGATAGGGGTCATGGGAAAGGCTCAAGTCAAGTTATGTCAGGTTCGGGAGTTTCACCCGATGGATATATCTCACGACAATTCTTTGGTTTATATCTCAAAGATCGTCTTCATGATGCCATCTCTGAAGCCAAAAAAATTAACATTTCAGTCGAGTTGGTAAATCACGAGGTGATTGATATTAAGCGTAAGTATCAACACTTTGAGGTAGTTGATTGTGCAGAACATGTAAATCAGTTTGATTATGTAATTTTGTGTACGGGAAACATTGACCCACATGACATATTTAGGCTGAAGGGAAAAAGCCAATACGTCAATAATCCTTACCCGATTAATCGTTATGCCATGGGTATTGGTAAGAATGATTGTGTTGGGATTATTGGTGGCCAGTTGACCGCTGCCGATATAGCCGTGGTACTAGCCCAGCAAGGGCATGCAGGACCAATTCATTTTTTTACTAGAGGATCAAACCACCCTCTAGTGAGATGTTCCAAGGAAAAATTTGAGTTGATGTATTTCAACCTTGAAAATTTAGAGGCTATAAGATCCAAGCAGCTTGGTGAAATTTCTTTAAGGCAGGCTTTGAGGCTAGCTAGAAAAGATTTTATAAGAGCCGGAGTTAAATGGAATAAGTTTTTTAATCCAGATGAACTCCCTTATGAGGATTGGATTTGGCGTCTACTTTCTAAAGGGCATCTGTATGCAGAATGGCAGCATTTTGCCGTTGCAAGTGATGCTGTTATTAGTAACTATTGGGATGCTTTGACCATCACTGGAAAAAAGATGTTCATGAATAAATATCACCGATTATGGATGTGTAAGAGAGTTCCATTACCAGTGCACACCTGCTTAAAACTATATTCACTCTTTAAGGCTGGCATCCTCAAGCATCACACACATTTGATGGAGATTAATTGTAAAACTCCCAACAATTTTGTTGTCTCAATTTCTGATGCTGGCGGTCCAGAAAAGTCAATCCAAATTGAATGCGACTGGGTGATTAATGCAACTGGACCGGCTCGCTCTGTTGATGGCAATACCGGATCACCCTTATTAAACAATCTTATGAAATCTGGATTGATAAGGGCTAACCCATTCGGCGGTATTCAGGTTGATTATGAAACTTCGATGGTTAAAAGCGGCAGGGATAAAGTGAAAAATTTTTATGCTATCGGACACCTTACTTCTGGCACCTATTACTTTGTCAGTTCATTGGATATGGTTTCAATGGGAGCCAAGAGAGTGGCTCGCAATGTAGTTAATTCCATACAGCAGTCAATCAATCAAATAGAGTTTGCTGGAGAAAAGCAATTTGGAGTGACAAATGCAAACTAA
- the ligA gene encoding NAD-dependent DNA ligase LigA codes for MSSSNPINVADRYALLQAELARLEHAYYVLDNPIVPDSEYDRLYRELLDIEALHPEWITADSLSQRVGGAALKEFDSVTHAVPMLSLNNAFEDAELIAFDRRCREGLHADHVDYAGELKFDGLAISLRYEHGSLVRAATRGDGASGEDVTANIKTIRAIPLKLTGANIPAVLEVRGEVFMYLKDFQKMNAQAAAQGEKEFANPRNAAAGSLRQLDSKITAKRPLSFFAYGLGVLEPQSWLPATHEQLLNAYSKLGLPVCAERRVLKSVDDILAFYNQVGAKRDSLPYDIDGVVYKVNSFAEQAKLGFVSRAPRFALAHKFPAQEALTTVLGIDVQVGRTGAITPVARLAPVEVGGVTVTNATLHNEDEVKRKDVRIGDIVSVRRAGDVIPEVVSVLKERRPEGTTAFVMPTNCPVCDSHIERLADEAIARCSGGLFCGAQRKQALIHFAHRRALDIEGLGEKIVDQLVDHNLVRTPADLYRLGFTAVANLERMGEKSADNLIAAINQSRNTTLARFIFALGIRHVGETTAKDLANHYQSMHALMDAGLEDLLTVKDVGPVVADSITSFMEEAHNREVIEQLLASGMQLSVEEKVISAAVAGKTFVLTGTFPTMTRDEAKDLLEKAGAKVAGSVSKKTDYLVAGTDAGSKLTKAEELGVPVIDEAAMVDLLK; via the coding sequence TTGTCGTCCTCTAATCCGATAAATGTAGCGGATCGCTATGCATTATTACAAGCCGAACTAGCGCGCTTAGAACATGCCTACTACGTTCTAGATAACCCAATAGTGCCTGATAGTGAGTACGACCGCCTATATCGTGAGTTACTAGATATAGAGGCTTTGCATCCCGAATGGATTACGGCCGATTCACTCTCGCAAAGAGTGGGTGGTGCCGCACTCAAGGAATTCGATTCAGTAACTCACGCAGTACCGATGCTTTCTTTGAATAATGCATTTGAAGATGCTGAGTTAATTGCTTTTGATCGTCGCTGCCGTGAAGGTCTGCATGCGGATCATGTAGATTATGCAGGTGAACTTAAATTTGATGGCCTCGCAATCTCCTTGCGCTACGAGCATGGCTCTTTAGTAAGGGCTGCTACTCGGGGTGATGGTGCCAGTGGCGAAGATGTCACTGCCAACATCAAAACTATTCGAGCTATTCCCCTCAAGTTGACAGGTGCCAATATCCCCGCAGTCTTGGAAGTGCGCGGTGAAGTCTTTATGTATCTGAAAGATTTCCAAAAAATGAATGCGCAAGCTGCTGCCCAAGGTGAGAAAGAGTTTGCCAACCCCCGTAATGCTGCAGCAGGAAGTTTGCGTCAGTTAGATTCTAAGATTACCGCTAAAAGACCACTGTCATTCTTTGCCTATGGCTTAGGCGTATTGGAGCCGCAGTCCTGGCTACCAGCCACCCACGAACAACTTCTAAACGCCTATAGCAAACTGGGTTTGCCAGTTTGCGCAGAACGCCGTGTTCTCAAATCAGTAGATGATATTTTGGCCTTTTACAATCAAGTTGGTGCAAAGCGCGATTCTTTGCCTTATGACATTGATGGTGTGGTCTATAAAGTTAACTCCTTTGCAGAGCAAGCTAAGCTGGGCTTTGTATCTAGGGCGCCACGCTTTGCCTTGGCTCATAAGTTTCCAGCGCAAGAAGCCTTAACCACTGTACTCGGTATCGATGTCCAGGTTGGGCGCACTGGTGCCATTACACCAGTTGCAAGACTTGCTCCCGTCGAGGTAGGCGGAGTGACTGTTACCAATGCCACTTTGCACAATGAAGACGAAGTTAAGCGTAAAGATGTCCGTATTGGCGATATCGTTTCCGTCAGAAGAGCAGGAGATGTCATTCCAGAAGTGGTTTCGGTGCTTAAAGAGCGTCGACCAGAAGGTACAACAGCATTTGTCATGCCAACAAACTGCCCTGTGTGTGATTCCCATATTGAGCGCTTGGCTGATGAAGCTATTGCCCGTTGCAGTGGTGGTTTATTTTGTGGCGCACAACGTAAGCAGGCATTAATTCATTTTGCGCATAGACGTGCGTTAGATATTGAAGGCTTGGGTGAGAAGATTGTTGATCAGTTGGTTGATCACAATCTAGTCAGAACGCCTGCTGATCTTTATCGCCTAGGCTTTACAGCAGTCGCTAATCTAGAGCGCATGGGCGAGAAGTCTGCTGATAATCTTATTGCAGCAATCAATCAATCTAGAAATACGACGCTAGCAAGATTCATCTTTGCCTTAGGTATTCGTCATGTGGGCGAGACTACGGCCAAAGATTTAGCCAATCACTATCAGTCCATGCATGCTCTGATGGATGCGGGCCTCGAAGACTTGCTCACGGTAAAAGATGTTGGTCCTGTAGTCGCAGACTCTATCACCAGCTTTATGGAAGAAGCTCATAACCGTGAAGTGATTGAGCAACTATTAGCTTCAGGAATGCAGCTTTCTGTCGAAGAGAAAGTCATCAGCGCGGCAGTTGCAGGAAAAACTTTTGTACTGACAGGCACGTTCCCAACAATGACGCGGGATGAGGCAAAAGATCTTCTCGAAAAAGCAGGCGCCAAAGTAGCAGGCTCAGTCTCCAAAAAAACTGACTATCTAGTTGCAGGTACCGATGCTGGAAGCAAGCTTACTAAAGCAGAGGAGCTAGGTGTTCCAGTAATTGATGAAGCGGCTATGGTGGATCTACTTAAGTAG